One genomic segment of Theobroma cacao cultivar B97-61/B2 chromosome 6, Criollo_cocoa_genome_V2, whole genome shotgun sequence includes these proteins:
- the LOC18596374 gene encoding signal recognition particle 19 kDa protein, with the protein MNGEISNIKKWVVFYPVYINSKKTVAEGRRISLTKACENPTCAEIADCCSHLKLVNAIEIDKAYPRDFMQRGRVRVQLRKEDGTLYNPAISSRKQLMLHVAELVPRHPGRTKKQEAPSTSSAGPSKSGKGGRKKR; encoded by the exons ATGAATGGAGAAATCTCCAACATAAAGAAATGGGTAGTTTTCTATCCAGTTTATATTAATTCAAAGAAAACAGTTGCTGAGGGGAGGCGAATTAGCTTGACTAAAGCATGCGAAAATCCCACTTGCGCTGAAATTGCTGATTGCTGCAGCCATCTCAAACTTGTGAATGCCATTGAG ATTGATAAGGCATACCCTCGTGATTTCATGCAAAGAGGGAGAGTGAGGGTCCAATTGAGAAAGGAAGATGGGACTTTATACAATCCAGCCATTTCTTCCA GAAAACAGCTGATGCTTCATGTTGCTGAGTTGGTACCTAGACATCCTGGGAGGACTAAGAAGCAGGAAGCTCCATCCACATCAAGTGCTGGACCATCCAAGAGTGGGAAGGgtggaagaaagaagagataA